The genome window TGCCTATTTTAATAAAAAAAATGAAAAAGCTGCCAAAGGCAGCCTCTTCTTCCTTACTGTTCAATCAGGTCCCACAAAAAGTCTGGTACGAAGTATCGCATTGTGCAGGTAGTTCAGCATACTCAGCCTGTTCAGGTGAATGTGCGAACGGATCTGAAAGCACAGCCAAAAGCTTCTCCATCACGCTAAGATCCCCATGATTCTCTGCTCGCTCAAGGGCTTCCTCGACCCGATGATTACGGGGAATGACCGCTGGATTGCTCGTTCTCATCAACTGCGTAGAGACTTCCTTCCCACCTTGCTGTCTGTCCAATCTGGCTTGCCAACGCTCATGCCATTCAGCAAATTCTGACGTTCCAAACCAGGCTGTTCCTTCCAAAGTATCAAAAGTCAAAGCCAGGAACGTATTCGTGTAATCTGCACTATGCTTCTCCATAAGTTCAAGAAAATCCTTGACCAAGGCCTCATCTTCTGCCTCTTCATCCAACAAGCCCAGTTTGGAACGCATCCCCTTGAGCCAATGATCATGATACAATTCTGAAAATTGTGCGATGGCATCTTGCGCGAGTTGCACCGCCTGCTCTTCATCTTCGTGCAACAGCGGCAGAAGCGTCTCGGCAAATCGAGCCAAATTCCACCCGGCAATATACGGTTGATTGCCATAAGCATAGCGACCTTGTCTGTCAATGGAGCTAAATACGGTTGAAGGATTGTAAGCATCCATAAAGGCACATGGACCATAATCAATGGTCTCACCACTAATAGCCATGTTATCCGTATTCATCACGCCATGAATAAAACCAACTCGCTGCCACTGGGCAATGAGAGCCGCCTGCCGCTTAATGACTTCCTGAAGGAGCAGAAGATAACGATTTTCGGCTTGAGCAACCTCAGGAAAATGTCGATGCAACGTGTAATCAGCCAATGCCCGAAGATCTTCAATAGAACCCCATCTGGATGCGTACTGGAAGGTTGCTACTCGGATGTGACTGGAAGCCACACGAGTCAAAATAGCCCCAGGCCGCTCTGTTTCGCGAATAATGTTTTCTCCTGTTGCCACCACGGCCAAACTGCGAGTCGTTGGAATAC of Paenibacillus sp. FSL R5-0517 contains these proteins:
- a CDS encoding YdiU family protein; this encodes MQEETLNKGWNLDNSYAQLPQPFFTSQSAVPVESPKLIIFNRLLASSLGLDVESLDSDEGAQIFAGNLVPEGAEPLAQAYAGHQFGNFNMLGDGRALLLGEQITPQGERVDIQLKGSGRTPYSRGGDGRAAVGPMLREYIISEAMHALGIPTTRSLAVVATGENIIRETERPGAILTRVASSHIRVATFQYASRWGSIEDLRALADYTLHRHFPEVAQAENRYLLLLQEVIKRQAALIAQWQRVGFIHGVMNTDNMAISGETIDYGPCAFMDAYNPSTVFSSIDRQGRYAYGNQPYIAGWNLARFAETLLPLLHEDEEQAVQLAQDAIAQFSELYHDHWLKGMRSKLGLLDEEAEDEALVKDFLELMEKHSADYTNTFLALTFDTLEGTAWFGTSEFAEWHERWQARLDRQQGGKEVSTQLMRTSNPAVIPRNHRVEEALERAENHGDLSVMEKLLAVLSDPFAHSPEQAEYAELPAQCDTSYQTFCGT